The proteins below are encoded in one region of Telopea speciosissima isolate NSW1024214 ecotype Mountain lineage chromosome 10, Tspe_v1, whole genome shotgun sequence:
- the LOC122641344 gene encoding heterogeneous nuclear ribonucleoprotein 1-like, whose protein sequence is MDSDQGKLFIGGISWDTSEDKLKEYFGNYGEVLQTVIMRDKMTGRPRGFGFVVFSDPSVLDRVLQEKHTIDGRTVEAKRALSREEQHTSSRPGNPNAGRNLGTGGNIRTKKIFVGGLPPTLSEDGFRQYFETYGDVTDVVVMYDQTTQRPRGFGFISFDTEEAVDRVLHKTFHELNGKLVEVKRALPKDANPGGGGRTMGGGNYQGYGSSGGNTNTYDGRDASRYMQPQTAGGGFPAYGSSGYGAPGYGYGAANNGVGYGGYGVGGYGGANAGYSGPAGAYGNPNAPNAGYVSGPPGAPRSPWSNQAPYGYGSAGYGANAGYGTAAPWNGAGGAAVSGGSVSAATAQSPSGAAGYGNQGYGYGGYGGGDGSYANSGGYGAVGGRAGSAPSSNSPAGAGGGEQGTGAGYMGSGYGEGNGNSGYPNAVWRSDASQAGGYGTAQANGPPGGQVGYGGGYGGAQTRQAQQQ, encoded by the exons ATGGATTCGGATCAAGGAAAGCTATTCATTGGTGGGATATCTTGGGATACATCAGAAGATAAGTTGAAGGAGTATTTTGGGAACTATGGAGAGGTTTTGCAGACTGTGATCATGCGTGATAAGATGACAGGAAGACCCAGAGGGTTTGGCTTTGTTGTCTTTTCAGATCCTTCGGTCCTTGATAGGGTTCTTCAGGAAAAGCATACTATTGACGGGAGAACG GTGGAGGCTAAAAGGGCTTTGTCAAGAGAGGAACAACACACTTCCTCTAGGCCTGGGAATCCTAATGCAGGCAGAAACCTTGGAACTGGGGGCAATATTAGGACCAAGAAAATATTTGTGGGAGGGTTGCCCCCCACTCTTTCAGAAGATGGATTCCGCCAGTATTTTGAGACATATGGTGATGTGACAGATGTAGTAGTTATGTATGACCAGACAACCCAACGACCTCGTGGTTTTGGTTTCATCTCCTTTGATACTGAGGAAGCAGTTGATAGAGTCCTGCACAAGACTTTCCATGAGTTGAATGGTAAACTAGTTGAGGTCAAGCGTGCCCTCCCAAAAGATGCAAATCCTGGAGGTGGTGGCCGTACAATGGGTGGTGGGAATTATCAGGGTTATGGTTCTTCTGGGGGCAACACAAATACATATGATGGTCGGGATGCCAGTAGATACATGCAACCCCAAACAGCTGGAGGTGGTTTCCCAGCGTATGGTTCCTCTGGATATGGCGCACCTGGCTATGGATATGGTGCAGCAAATAATGGTGTTGGGTATGGTGGTTATGGTGTCGGCGGCTATGGTGGTGCCAATGCTGGATATAGTGGCCCTGCTGGGGCCTATGGAAATCCAAATGCACCAAATGCTGGTTATGTGAGTGGCCCACCTGGTGCCCCAAGAAGCCCATGGAGTAATCAAGCTCCTTATGGATATGGTTCTGCAGGCTATGGTGCTAATGCAGGTTATGGGACTGCAGCACCTTGGAATGGTGCCGGTGGCGCTGCTGTTTCCGGAGGTTCTGTTTCTGCAGCAACAGCTCAGTCTCCTAGTGGAGCTGCGGGTTATGGTAATCAAGGTTATGGTTATGGTGGTTATGGTGGAGGTGATGGATCTTATGCCAACTCAGGTGGTTATGGTGCTGTTGGAGGACGTGCTGGTAGTGCACCAAGCAGCAATTCTCCTGCTGGTGCTGGTGGGGGAGAACAAGGGACTGGTGCTGGTTACATGGGGAGTGGTTATGGTGAAGGTAATGGGAATTCAGGGTATCCAAATGCTGTCTGGAGGTCTGATGCTTCACAAGCGGGAGGTTATGGGACTGCCCAGGCAAATGGACCTCCAGGCGGGCAGGTTGGTTATGGTGGTGGTTATGGTGGTGCTCAGACCAGACAGGCACAGCAGCAGTAA
- the LOC122641492 gene encoding protein unc-13 homolog isoform X2: MGHQARRDSFTVSRFNYDAEAELDWPFGKLNGIDQDDLRETAYEVFFTACRSSPGFGGRNTINYYNTAAQESTEGGGVGGASSPRTNGGGLVGMSRVKRTLGLKTIKRMSPKRMAASVGTASPSSPRGVNSPNISLSVPPPMRPRRPMTSAEIMRQQMMVSEQSDNRLRKTLMRTLVGQMGRRADTIIIPLELLRHLKPTEFNDANEYQIWQKRQFKILEAGLLLCPSIPLERSNSYAKRLRDIIRASETKTIDTGKNSETLRTICNCVISLAWRSANGSTNDACHWADGFPLNILIYLSLLYSIFDHKDETLVLDEIDELLELIKKTWSTLGINKLIHNVCFTWVLFQQYVVTAQTEPDLLCASLAMLAEVANDAKRPDRDNVYVKILSSVLTSMQGWAQKKLLDYHESFPKNSFGLIENVLPLALSVARILEEDAANLAAVAVPDKSILGGVDSTGNRVDFYIRSSLRNAFTKILENVNAKATEVEVEATEALLHLAQETEDLATKEKETFSPILKRWHPIAAGVAAVSLHNCYGTVLKQYLAGVSTLTNETILVLHRAGKLEKVLVQMVVEDSVDCEDGGKAVVREMLPYEVDSIISSLLKTWVNDKLKKGKESLGRAKETETWNPKSKTEPYAQSAVELMRLAKETVEDFFDIPIGISEDLLQNLSDGLELLFREYTSFVASCGSKQSYIPTLPPLTRCNRGSKLHQFWRRAMPCKDGSEDSQRGKTTEGHHPRPSTSRGTQRLYIRLNTLHYLLSHIHSLDKTFSLAPHANSMPRNRNRNRNRHHFPTTSSSYLDLARSSIQTATQHVAEVAAYRLIFLDSKCVFYDSLYVGDVVNARIRPALRILKQNLTLLAAILTDRAQPLAVKEVMRASFEAYLMVLLAGGSSRIFSRADHGMIVEDFESLKRIFCTCGEGVVAENVMEKESETVEGVVALMGQSTEQLVEDFSIVACEASGLGMVTSGLKLPMPPTTGRWNRADPNTILRVLCHRNDNMANRFLKRTFQLPKRR; encoded by the exons ATGGGCCACCAGGCCCGTCGTGACTCTTTCACCGTTTCACGGTTCAACTATGATGCCGAGGCTGAGCTCGACTGGCCCTTTGGCAAGCTGAATGGCATCGACCAAGACGATCTTAGGGAGACGGCCTACGAGGTTTTCTTCACGGCGTGCCGGTCTTCACCGGGTTTTGGGGGGAGGAATACGATAAATTACTATAACACGGCGGCACAAGAAAGCACAGAGGGTGGAGGTGTCGGAGGGGCATCATCACCAAGGACCAATGGGGGAGGTTTGGTGGGGATGAGTAGAGTAAAGAGGACTCTTGGGTTGAAGACGATAAAGCGGATGTCGCCGAAGAGGATGGCGGCGTCGGTTGGAACGGCAAGCCCATCATCGCCGAGAGGGGTTAATTCTCCCAATATCTCATTATCGGTGCCACCACCGATGAGGCCAAGACGGCCCATGACATCGGCAGAGATTATGAGGCAACAGATGATGGTCTCGGAACAAAGCGACAATCGACTCAGGAAGACGCTCATGAGGACCCTCGTCGGCCAG ATGGGTCGAAGAGCAGATACGATAATTATTCCTCTTGAGCTTCTTCGCCATCTAAAACCAACAGAGTTCAATGACGCTAACGAGTATCAGATATGGCAGAAGCGGCAGTTCAAGATACTAGAAGCAGGTCTCCTTCTATGTCCTTCTATCCCACTTGAACGATCCAATTCCTACGCCAAGCGTCTCAGAGACATCATCAGAGCGAGCGAGACCAAAACAATCGATACCGGCAAGAACTCTGAGACACTACGAACTATCTGCAATTGTGTGATTTCATTAGCTTGGCGTAGTGCCAATGGATCAACTAATGATGCTTGCCATTGGGCTGATGGTTTCCCCCTCAACATCcttatttatctctctcttctctactCCATTTTCGATCACAAGGACGAAACCCTTGTCCTCGATGAGATTGATGAGTTACTGGAACTCATCAAGAAGACTTGGTCCACTCTAGGTATCAACAAGCTCATCCACAATGTCTGCTTCACATGGGTTTTATTTCAACAATACGTTGTCACCGCACAAACTGAACCAGACCTATTATGTGCTTCTCTTGCTATGTTGGCTGAAGTGGCCAACGATGCCAAGAGACCTGATAGAGACAATGTGTATGTAAAGATCTTGTCATCTGTGTTGACGTCTATGCAAGGTTGGGCACAGAAGaagttgcttgattatcacgaAAGTTTCCCCAAAAATTCATTTGGGTTGATAGAGAATGTTCTACCTCTAGCATTGTCTGTTGCAAGGATTTTGGAAGAAGATGCGGCAAACCTCGCAGCTGTGGCTGTCCCGGATAAATCGATTCTGGGTGGGGTGGATTCGACAGGGAATCGGGTTGATTTTTACATTAGATCATCTTTGAGGAATGCATTCACCAAG ATTTTGGAGAATGTAAATGCCAAGGCTACAGAAGTGGAAGTAGAGGCAACTGAAGCTCTCCTTCATCTGGCTCAAGAAACAGAAGATTTAGCAACAAAGGAGAAGGAGACCTTCAGTCCCATTCTCAAAAGATGGCACCCAATTGCGGCTGGAGTTGCAGCAGTGAGCCTCCACAATTGCTATGGAACTGTGTTGAAGCAATACTTGGCAGGGGTGTCCACGCTCACCAATGAGACAATTCTGGTGTTGCATAGAGCTGGAAAGCTAGAGAAGGTTCTGGTTCAAATGGTGGTTGAAGATTCTGTGGACTGTGAAGATGGTGGCAAAGCAGTTGTAAGGGAAATGCTGCCCTATGAAGTTGACTCCATCATCTCCAGTCTCTTAAAAACTTGGGTTAATGATAAGttgaagaaagggaaggagagtCTTGGTAGAGCTAAAGAAACTGAG AcatggaatcccaaatccaaaacagAGCCATATGCACAATCAGCTGTGGAGTTAATGAGGTTAGCCAAGGAAACTGTGGAGGACTTCTTTGATATCCCAATTGGCATTTCTGAAGATCTTCTGCAAAATCTCTCTGATGGCTTAGAACTTCTCTTCCGAGAATATACTTCCTTTGTTGCTTCATGTG GGTCAAAGCAAAGCTATATCCCTACACTTCCCCCTCTAACCAGATGCAATAGAGGATCAAAACTTCACCAGTTTTGGAGGAGAGCAATGCCTTGCAAAGATGGATCAGAGGATTCACAGCGAGGAAAAACCACTGAAGGTCACCATCCACGGCCATCCACAAGCCGAGGGACGCAACGCCTCTATATTAGGCTCAACACTCTTCACTACCTCCTCTCCCACATCCACTCCTTGGACAAGACCTTCTCCCTCGCCCCTCATGCCAATTCAATGCCACGCAACCGCAACCGCAACCGCAACCGCCACCACTTCCCCACAACTTCTTCTTCATACTTGGACCTCGCACGCTCCTCCATTCAAACAGCAACTCAACATGTCGCAGAGGTGGCGGCTTACCGTCTCATCTTCCTTGATTCGAAATGTGTCTTCTACGACAGCCTCTATGTGGGTGATGTTGTGAATGCTCGCATACGTCCTGCACTACGCATACTCAAGCAGAATCTAACACTCTTAGCTGCAATCCTCACCGACCGGGCACAACCCTTGGCAGTGAAAGAAGTGATGAGAGCCTCTTTTGAGGCCTACCTCATGGTGCTTCTCGCCGGGGGAAGTTCTCGGATCTTCTCCAGGGCGGATCATGGGATGATTGTGGAGGATTTTGAGAGCCTCAAGCGTATATTTTGCACCTGCGGCGAGGGAGTAGTGGCAGAGAATGTGATGGAGAAGGAGTCAGAGACAGTGGAAGGAGTGGTGGCATTGATGGGTCAGTCAACAGAGCAATTGGTGGAGGACTTCAGTATCGTGGCTTGTGAAGCAAGTGGGTTAGGAATGGTGACTTCAGGGCTGAAGTTGCCAATGCCCCCAACCACAGGGAGGTGGAACAGAGCTGACCCAAATACAATCTTGAGGGTATTGTGCCATAGGAATGACAACATGGCTAATCGATTCCTGAAAAGGACATTTCAATTGCCAAAGAGGAGATGA
- the LOC122641492 gene encoding protein unc-13 homolog isoform X1, with protein MGHQARRDSFTVSRFNYDAEAELDWPFGKLNGIDQDDLRETAYEVFFTACRSSPGFGGRNTINYYNTAAQESTEGGGVGGASSPRTNGGGLVGMSRVKRTLGLKTIKRMSPKRMAASVGTASPSSPRGVNSPNISLSVPPPMRPRRPMTSAEIMRQQMMVSEQSDNRLRKTLMRTLVGQVRDMGRRADTIIIPLELLRHLKPTEFNDANEYQIWQKRQFKILEAGLLLCPSIPLERSNSYAKRLRDIIRASETKTIDTGKNSETLRTICNCVISLAWRSANGSTNDACHWADGFPLNILIYLSLLYSIFDHKDETLVLDEIDELLELIKKTWSTLGINKLIHNVCFTWVLFQQYVVTAQTEPDLLCASLAMLAEVANDAKRPDRDNVYVKILSSVLTSMQGWAQKKLLDYHESFPKNSFGLIENVLPLALSVARILEEDAANLAAVAVPDKSILGGVDSTGNRVDFYIRSSLRNAFTKILENVNAKATEVEVEATEALLHLAQETEDLATKEKETFSPILKRWHPIAAGVAAVSLHNCYGTVLKQYLAGVSTLTNETILVLHRAGKLEKVLVQMVVEDSVDCEDGGKAVVREMLPYEVDSIISSLLKTWVNDKLKKGKESLGRAKETETWNPKSKTEPYAQSAVELMRLAKETVEDFFDIPIGISEDLLQNLSDGLELLFREYTSFVASCGSKQSYIPTLPPLTRCNRGSKLHQFWRRAMPCKDGSEDSQRGKTTEGHHPRPSTSRGTQRLYIRLNTLHYLLSHIHSLDKTFSLAPHANSMPRNRNRNRNRHHFPTTSSSYLDLARSSIQTATQHVAEVAAYRLIFLDSKCVFYDSLYVGDVVNARIRPALRILKQNLTLLAAILTDRAQPLAVKEVMRASFEAYLMVLLAGGSSRIFSRADHGMIVEDFESLKRIFCTCGEGVVAENVMEKESETVEGVVALMGQSTEQLVEDFSIVACEASGLGMVTSGLKLPMPPTTGRWNRADPNTILRVLCHRNDNMANRFLKRTFQLPKRR; from the exons ATGGGCCACCAGGCCCGTCGTGACTCTTTCACCGTTTCACGGTTCAACTATGATGCCGAGGCTGAGCTCGACTGGCCCTTTGGCAAGCTGAATGGCATCGACCAAGACGATCTTAGGGAGACGGCCTACGAGGTTTTCTTCACGGCGTGCCGGTCTTCACCGGGTTTTGGGGGGAGGAATACGATAAATTACTATAACACGGCGGCACAAGAAAGCACAGAGGGTGGAGGTGTCGGAGGGGCATCATCACCAAGGACCAATGGGGGAGGTTTGGTGGGGATGAGTAGAGTAAAGAGGACTCTTGGGTTGAAGACGATAAAGCGGATGTCGCCGAAGAGGATGGCGGCGTCGGTTGGAACGGCAAGCCCATCATCGCCGAGAGGGGTTAATTCTCCCAATATCTCATTATCGGTGCCACCACCGATGAGGCCAAGACGGCCCATGACATCGGCAGAGATTATGAGGCAACAGATGATGGTCTCGGAACAAAGCGACAATCGACTCAGGAAGACGCTCATGAGGACCCTCGTCGGCCAGGTACGTGAT ATGGGTCGAAGAGCAGATACGATAATTATTCCTCTTGAGCTTCTTCGCCATCTAAAACCAACAGAGTTCAATGACGCTAACGAGTATCAGATATGGCAGAAGCGGCAGTTCAAGATACTAGAAGCAGGTCTCCTTCTATGTCCTTCTATCCCACTTGAACGATCCAATTCCTACGCCAAGCGTCTCAGAGACATCATCAGAGCGAGCGAGACCAAAACAATCGATACCGGCAAGAACTCTGAGACACTACGAACTATCTGCAATTGTGTGATTTCATTAGCTTGGCGTAGTGCCAATGGATCAACTAATGATGCTTGCCATTGGGCTGATGGTTTCCCCCTCAACATCcttatttatctctctcttctctactCCATTTTCGATCACAAGGACGAAACCCTTGTCCTCGATGAGATTGATGAGTTACTGGAACTCATCAAGAAGACTTGGTCCACTCTAGGTATCAACAAGCTCATCCACAATGTCTGCTTCACATGGGTTTTATTTCAACAATACGTTGTCACCGCACAAACTGAACCAGACCTATTATGTGCTTCTCTTGCTATGTTGGCTGAAGTGGCCAACGATGCCAAGAGACCTGATAGAGACAATGTGTATGTAAAGATCTTGTCATCTGTGTTGACGTCTATGCAAGGTTGGGCACAGAAGaagttgcttgattatcacgaAAGTTTCCCCAAAAATTCATTTGGGTTGATAGAGAATGTTCTACCTCTAGCATTGTCTGTTGCAAGGATTTTGGAAGAAGATGCGGCAAACCTCGCAGCTGTGGCTGTCCCGGATAAATCGATTCTGGGTGGGGTGGATTCGACAGGGAATCGGGTTGATTTTTACATTAGATCATCTTTGAGGAATGCATTCACCAAG ATTTTGGAGAATGTAAATGCCAAGGCTACAGAAGTGGAAGTAGAGGCAACTGAAGCTCTCCTTCATCTGGCTCAAGAAACAGAAGATTTAGCAACAAAGGAGAAGGAGACCTTCAGTCCCATTCTCAAAAGATGGCACCCAATTGCGGCTGGAGTTGCAGCAGTGAGCCTCCACAATTGCTATGGAACTGTGTTGAAGCAATACTTGGCAGGGGTGTCCACGCTCACCAATGAGACAATTCTGGTGTTGCATAGAGCTGGAAAGCTAGAGAAGGTTCTGGTTCAAATGGTGGTTGAAGATTCTGTGGACTGTGAAGATGGTGGCAAAGCAGTTGTAAGGGAAATGCTGCCCTATGAAGTTGACTCCATCATCTCCAGTCTCTTAAAAACTTGGGTTAATGATAAGttgaagaaagggaaggagagtCTTGGTAGAGCTAAAGAAACTGAG AcatggaatcccaaatccaaaacagAGCCATATGCACAATCAGCTGTGGAGTTAATGAGGTTAGCCAAGGAAACTGTGGAGGACTTCTTTGATATCCCAATTGGCATTTCTGAAGATCTTCTGCAAAATCTCTCTGATGGCTTAGAACTTCTCTTCCGAGAATATACTTCCTTTGTTGCTTCATGTG GGTCAAAGCAAAGCTATATCCCTACACTTCCCCCTCTAACCAGATGCAATAGAGGATCAAAACTTCACCAGTTTTGGAGGAGAGCAATGCCTTGCAAAGATGGATCAGAGGATTCACAGCGAGGAAAAACCACTGAAGGTCACCATCCACGGCCATCCACAAGCCGAGGGACGCAACGCCTCTATATTAGGCTCAACACTCTTCACTACCTCCTCTCCCACATCCACTCCTTGGACAAGACCTTCTCCCTCGCCCCTCATGCCAATTCAATGCCACGCAACCGCAACCGCAACCGCAACCGCCACCACTTCCCCACAACTTCTTCTTCATACTTGGACCTCGCACGCTCCTCCATTCAAACAGCAACTCAACATGTCGCAGAGGTGGCGGCTTACCGTCTCATCTTCCTTGATTCGAAATGTGTCTTCTACGACAGCCTCTATGTGGGTGATGTTGTGAATGCTCGCATACGTCCTGCACTACGCATACTCAAGCAGAATCTAACACTCTTAGCTGCAATCCTCACCGACCGGGCACAACCCTTGGCAGTGAAAGAAGTGATGAGAGCCTCTTTTGAGGCCTACCTCATGGTGCTTCTCGCCGGGGGAAGTTCTCGGATCTTCTCCAGGGCGGATCATGGGATGATTGTGGAGGATTTTGAGAGCCTCAAGCGTATATTTTGCACCTGCGGCGAGGGAGTAGTGGCAGAGAATGTGATGGAGAAGGAGTCAGAGACAGTGGAAGGAGTGGTGGCATTGATGGGTCAGTCAACAGAGCAATTGGTGGAGGACTTCAGTATCGTGGCTTGTGAAGCAAGTGGGTTAGGAATGGTGACTTCAGGGCTGAAGTTGCCAATGCCCCCAACCACAGGGAGGTGGAACAGAGCTGACCCAAATACAATCTTGAGGGTATTGTGCCATAGGAATGACAACATGGCTAATCGATTCCTGAAAAGGACATTTCAATTGCCAAAGAGGAGATGA
- the LOC122644269 gene encoding protein NRT1/ PTR FAMILY 5.2-like has protein sequence MVEEAKRGEFTQDGTVDLKGNPILRSKRGGWTACSFVVVYEAFERMAYYGISSNLVLYLTRELHQGTVTSSNNVTNWMGTIWMTPIIGAYIADAHLGRYRTVVIACIIYLSGMCLLTLAVSLPALRPPPCFQIDVTKCKQVSKLQLGVFYLALYILAIGTGGTKPNISTIGADQFDSFDPKEKAHKLSFFNWWMFSIFFGTLLANTFLVYIQDNLGWGIGYGLPTIGLGISVLVFLSGTPSYRHRMPTGSPFTRMARVIVAAIRKWRVSIPSDPKELYEFDLEEYATKGKFRIDSTNTLRFLNKASVRTGSNSPWMLCSVTHVEETKQMLCMLPILIAMFVPSTMIAQINTLFVKQGTTLDTSIGSFHIPPASLAAFVTISMLICVVIYDRFFVKMMRKWTKNPRGVTLLQRMGIGLILHIIIMLIASLTERWRLSVARQHGLVGNGGTLPLSIFILLPQFALMGTADSFLEVAKIEFFYDQAPLSMKSLGTSYAMTSYGMGNFLSSFLLSTVSHITRSNGHNGWILDNLNASHLDYYYAFFAVLNVLNFIFFLIVAKFYVYKAEISEPVEVLREDQMSTYIVPKQEEPVV, from the exons atggTTGAGGAAGCAAAGCGTGGAGAGTTCACACAGGATGGAACTGTGGATCTCAAAGGAAACCCTATCCTTAGATCTAAGAGAGGTGGATGGACTGCTTGCTCCTTTGTTgttg TGTATGAAGCGTTCGAGAGGATGGCCTACTATGGAATATCGTCGAATCTGGTGCTCTACTTAACAAGGGAGCTCCACCAGGGCACCGTCACCTCTTCCAACAACGTCACCAACTGGATGGGCACTATATGGATGACTCCGATCATCGGCGCCTACATCGCCGATGCCCATCTCGGCCGCTACCGGACTGTCGTCATTGCTTGTATTATATATCTCTCG GGTATGTGTTTGCTAACACTTGCTGTTTCACTACCAGCACTAAGACCTCCTCCTTGTTTCCAAATAGATGTAACAAAATGCAAGCAGGTTTCAAAGTTACAATTGGGTGTATTCTATTTAGCACTGTACATACTGGCGATTGGGACCGGTGGAACCAAGCCCAACATCTCAACCATAGGCGCCGACCAATTCGACAGTTTCGATCCAAAGGAGAAGGCCCATAagctctctttcttcaattggtggaTGTTTAGCATCTTCTTTGGCACCCTCCTTGCCAACACTTTCCTAGTGTACATTCAAGACAATTTGGGCTGGGGTATTGGTTATGGGCTCCCAACAATTGGGCTGGGAATATCTGTGTTGGTCTTTCTTTCTGGTACACCCTCCTACAGGCACAGAATGCCTACAGGAAGTCCCTTCACTAGAATGGCCAGGGTCATTGTTGCTGCAATTAGGAAATGGAGAGTTTCCATCCCTTCTGACCCTAAAGAACTCTATGAGTTTGACTTGGAGGAATATGCAACTAAAGGAAAGTTTAGGATTGATTCTACAAATACCTTAAG GTTCCTCAACAAGGCCTCTGTAAGAACAGGTTCAAATTCACCATGGATGTTATGCTCGGTTACCCATGTGGAGGAGACGAAGCAAATGCTGTGTATGCTTCCAATTTTAATTGCGATGTTTGTTCCGAGCACAATGATTGCTCAGATTAACACTCTTTTTGTCAAGCAAGGTACTACCCTGGACACAAGTATAGGGAGCTTCCATATTCCCCCAGCCAGCTTAGCTGCATTTGTTACTATATCAATGCTTATCTGTGTTGTGATATATGACCGGTTCTTCGTTAAAATGATGAGGAAGTGGACTAAGAATCCTAGAGGGGTTACGCTCCTTCAACGAATGGGGATTGGACTGATTCTTCACATTATAATCATGCTAATTGCATCTCTAACTGAGAGATGGAGACTAAGTGTGGCCAGACAACATGGTCTGGTTGGAAATGGAGGGACACTTCCTTTATCCATATTCATTTTACTACCACAATTTGCACTTATGGGAACAGCCGATTCGTTTTTGGAGGTAGCAAAGATTGAATTCTTCTACGACCAGGCGCCATTAAGCATGAAGAGTTTGGGGACTTCTTATGCCATGACAAGTTATGGGATGGGCAACTTCCTTAGCAGTTTCCTTCTCTCAACTGTGTCTCACATCACCAGATCAAATGGCCACAACGGATGGATTCTAGATAATCTCAATGCCTCTCATTTAGATTATTACTACGCATTCTTTGCGGTACTAAACgtattaaatttcattttctttttgattgtGGCCAAGTTCTATGTCTACAAAGCTGAGATCTCTGAACCAGTGGAAGTGCTTAGAGAAGATCAAATGTCAACATATATAGTCCCCAAGCAAGAGGAGCCAGTGGTTTAG